Proteins from a genomic interval of candidate division KSB1 bacterium:
- a CDS encoding isoprenyl transferase has protein sequence MDEEDIKQRIKKHGNFPGHIAIIMDGNGRWAKRQELPRVEGHREGINSVREVVRACGELDIKYLTLYTFSTENWNRPRGEVTALMRLLLKTIRSEVNDLNKNNVRLQVLGNLHDLPLPARKGMEGAMAFLKNNTGLTLNLALSYSSRKEITEAVRRIARGVQSGEIHQDDISEDLVSKNLYTAEIADPDLLIRTSGELRISNFLLWQLAYTELYVTDVLWPDFRRREFFQAIEDYQNRERRFGKVSEQIQSTKSLVQS, from the coding sequence ATGGACGAAGAAGATATTAAACAGCGAATTAAAAAGCATGGAAATTTTCCTGGTCATATTGCCATAATCATGGATGGTAATGGCCGCTGGGCTAAGCGTCAAGAGCTTCCGCGGGTTGAAGGCCATCGAGAAGGCATTAACTCGGTTCGAGAAGTGGTCAGGGCGTGTGGTGAATTGGATATAAAATATTTGACTTTATATACTTTTTCAACCGAAAACTGGAATCGGCCACGTGGTGAAGTGACTGCACTTATGCGGTTACTTTTAAAAACCATTCGTTCTGAAGTGAATGATCTAAACAAGAACAATGTCAGATTGCAAGTTTTAGGAAATCTTCATGATTTGCCCTTGCCGGCTCGAAAGGGGATGGAAGGCGCAATGGCTTTTTTGAAAAATAACACCGGATTAACTTTGAATTTGGCTCTTAGCTACAGCAGCCGGAAGGAAATAACCGAAGCCGTTAGAAGAATAGCCCGCGGGGTTCAATCCGGAGAAATTCATCAGGATGATATCAGCGAGGATTTGGTATCAAAAAATTTATATACAGCGGAAATCGCTGATCCTGATTTGTTGATTAGAACCAGCGGCGAATTAAGGATAAGCAATTTTTTACTTTGGCAGCTGGCTTATACTGAACTTTATGTGACCGATGTGCTCTGGCCTGATTTTCGGCGTCGCGAGTTTTTTCAGGCGATCGAGGATTATCAGAATAGAGAGCGCAGATTTGGTAAAGTGAGTGAACAGATTCAGTCAACAAAATCACTAGTGCAATCGTAA
- a CDS encoding translocation/assembly module TamB domain-containing protein, which produces MFKKTLITLTLVILFVLVILFNSWDFFDLNGRFKNILVGKMRSLVGTECTIGELSLGFGTINLKKVNLVFRDPRYQLSIEELRFGYSFSSLLRGNIKPEKSAEEISIYQPRLTLTYNSRKEVKSDVDLSLEISSEAEEAYRSILKEADFIKKITISEGEINLLDTYSSKKIPFAKKINGWVSTDADDNAWLRMAGHIFETDEINMIMYGQVDLERGGIESINLELREYKIGNEIPILLPDYFEILSGVVNGNLIVTERKESPRGFNIEGTVKLRDGQVKLKSENLILFEEIYVDAEIKDWNLEIKKASQMINGSPVKIEGRIRNLLDPEFDLRISSQQLDVDKFLTHFLPEKKLPFAGFAQLDFSITKKIANPVIQGTLKSDSIGFYVKALKNINVEFAFHDLSLEFPKISGNLGGGKINGKGNIDFISPEKLINFEFDVYGNLSKELYDFGLVSADHGIGSAEVKIFGPIKHPVSRGNFNLGFTKESKESLAFNGIFRYRQGSGFVSASSSDEEFHLNANVDNVFSKPNFTVEATNIEKLFVFVNDPRLDFLRNRYDLRLDLEGTTDALNSVIKGYSRGNYEKLFQVDALSKWGEALSGNITLLPNTSRNQTGTFAADWSSGNLRLTQLEIGGWLRGEFDTAESEVPWDARLSLSGFRLSTLLLLLGNQDPKFDGDVHGQITFSDSGDFPQYSGNLWLLDGFLGDLGPFKGEMAFKATPDKINVSTLSFENSESLYLKTAGSYDFKSKEVTGSAAGSNVRIEDIIRLFTRREDIVHGNCIFQVSFKGKYPKIPLYGNIAIHDAKILMLTFDKLHFALGNENGTDSYFSGGAFHFGNTTIEKQGEFILKGTAHLPLNDRASLNIQMAGDGNFLSLLPDVAEIFGDSESQGHLDLRYTGSYKNPDFTGTQLWFDNGTLRLSSVAKKINNLEGSLAVLADDYFLDIRKFRGTIRGEPFSISNTNDLSRLGEELESLRIAGNDLNLGALIFQTSPKGLPLNIPGLMEKGEVGWYSLFGKEPAPVFFAAGPWLRPKVQGTVKVRNANVTFPFDESGGEGHPVVLNIIDNIDWDVEAVSDTDTRYVVQFPTGVYVNMEIDKEDTLRFTGILKDSTFGISGKVESTRGDFEYWDSSFRVEKFGAEFNQGSLYPNVYGKAWTVIRDSLNVPSDVYLTLVTRNDLNQDLVEGRWDRINIKLSSEHPGWEETQGDVIASLGYTSTTIDEKARKAVGHSTDSFIFRPLMRPVERQLERSLGLDVVRFSYAFTQNFLASNFSNEQLRSSLAFLRSSRLILGKYLTKDIYLLYSGELKTGIDYQFQDKGVGLQHIFGLEYRLNPRWLLQMEYDYNTLLELNKDDKKLWLRHSFPF; this is translated from the coding sequence ATGTTTAAGAAAACCCTGATAACCCTTACTCTGGTAATCTTATTTGTTCTGGTCATTCTTTTTAATAGCTGGGACTTTTTTGATTTAAACGGCCGGTTCAAAAATATCCTGGTCGGCAAAATGCGCTCTCTGGTGGGGACTGAGTGCACTATTGGCGAGTTAAGCCTGGGTTTTGGTACAATCAATTTAAAGAAGGTTAATCTTGTATTTAGAGATCCTCGGTACCAGCTTTCCATCGAGGAGCTTCGATTCGGTTACAGTTTTTCAAGCCTTTTACGAGGCAATATAAAACCGGAGAAATCGGCAGAAGAGATAAGCATTTACCAACCGCGTCTAACCTTAACATATAATTCCAGGAAAGAAGTTAAATCCGATGTTGATCTTTCTTTGGAGATTTCCAGTGAGGCTGAAGAGGCTTACAGGTCGATTCTTAAAGAGGCCGACTTTATTAAGAAAATCACCATTTCTGAAGGTGAAATTAATCTTTTAGATACCTATTCATCCAAAAAAATTCCATTTGCCAAAAAGATAAATGGCTGGGTTTCCACAGATGCCGATGACAATGCCTGGTTAAGAATGGCCGGCCATATATTCGAAACCGACGAGATAAACATGATCATGTATGGCCAGGTTGATTTGGAGCGAGGCGGAATTGAGTCCATCAACCTGGAGCTGCGGGAGTACAAAATCGGTAACGAAATCCCCATTTTGCTTCCTGATTATTTCGAGATTCTTTCGGGGGTGGTGAATGGAAATTTAATAGTTACGGAAAGAAAGGAATCGCCCCGCGGTTTTAATATAGAGGGCACAGTTAAGTTAAGGGACGGTCAGGTAAAACTTAAATCAGAAAACCTCATACTTTTCGAAGAAATTTATGTGGATGCGGAGATCAAGGATTGGAACCTGGAAATCAAAAAAGCCTCGCAAATGATCAATGGCTCGCCGGTCAAGATAGAAGGAAGAATCAGGAATCTTTTAGACCCTGAATTTGATCTCCGCATAAGTTCCCAGCAATTAGATGTGGACAAGTTTTTAACTCATTTTCTCCCGGAAAAGAAATTACCTTTCGCAGGTTTCGCTCAATTAGATTTTTCAATAACCAAAAAGATCGCGAATCCAGTGATTCAGGGAACCCTGAAATCGGATTCGATTGGATTTTATGTCAAGGCTCTAAAAAATATCAATGTTGAATTTGCGTTCCATGACCTGTCTTTGGAGTTTCCAAAAATCAGCGGAAATCTGGGCGGTGGTAAGATAAATGGCAAAGGCAATATTGATTTTATCTCTCCTGAAAAACTAATAAATTTCGAATTCGATGTCTATGGCAATCTTTCAAAAGAGCTGTACGATTTCGGCCTTGTGTCTGCCGACCATGGAATCGGCAGCGCTGAAGTTAAAATTTTTGGACCTATTAAACACCCGGTAAGCAGAGGAAATTTCAATTTAGGATTCACGAAAGAGTCAAAAGAGTCGCTTGCTTTCAATGGTATTTTTCGATATCGACAAGGAAGCGGTTTTGTGAGCGCATCCTCGTCTGACGAGGAGTTTCATCTCAATGCAAATGTGGACAACGTTTTCAGTAAACCAAACTTTACTGTCGAAGCGACCAATATTGAGAAACTTTTTGTCTTTGTTAATGATCCGAGATTGGATTTCCTGAGAAATCGCTACGATCTACGCCTCGATTTAGAGGGTACTACAGACGCTTTAAATTCAGTCATTAAAGGATATAGTCGCGGGAATTATGAAAAACTTTTTCAGGTAGACGCTCTGTCGAAATGGGGCGAAGCGCTTTCCGGAAACATCACCCTGCTTCCCAATACAAGTCGGAATCAGACCGGAACATTCGCGGCAGATTGGAGTTCCGGGAATCTCAGACTTACTCAACTTGAAATTGGGGGGTGGCTGCGCGGTGAGTTTGATACCGCAGAATCAGAGGTACCATGGGACGCCAGATTATCGCTCTCCGGATTCAGGCTTTCCACGCTGCTATTACTTTTAGGCAACCAGGACCCAAAATTCGACGGCGATGTTCATGGACAGATCACATTTAGCGACTCCGGAGATTTTCCCCAATATTCCGGGAACCTCTGGCTTTTGGATGGGTTTCTGGGTGATCTTGGACCATTTAAGGGCGAGATGGCTTTCAAAGCAACACCGGACAAAATAAATGTCAGCACCCTGTCATTTGAAAATTCCGAATCCCTCTATTTAAAAACCGCTGGTAGTTATGATTTTAAGTCCAAAGAAGTAACCGGTAGTGCGGCTGGTTCCAATGTTCGCATCGAGGATATCATAAGATTATTTACTCGTCGAGAGGATATTGTGCACGGCAACTGCATTTTCCAGGTTTCTTTTAAAGGAAAATATCCGAAAATTCCACTGTATGGTAATATTGCCATCCATGACGCCAAGATACTTATGCTGACATTTGACAAGCTTCATTTTGCGCTTGGTAACGAAAACGGCACGGATTCTTACTTTTCCGGCGGAGCTTTCCATTTTGGAAATACAACAATTGAAAAGCAGGGTGAATTTATTCTTAAAGGAACTGCTCACCTGCCATTGAATGACCGCGCATCTCTCAATATACAAATGGCAGGCGATGGTAATTTCCTTTCTTTACTTCCCGATGTCGCAGAAATTTTTGGTGACTCAGAAAGTCAAGGACATTTGGATTTGCGCTACACTGGAAGTTATAAAAATCCGGACTTTACCGGAACTCAACTTTGGTTTGACAACGGCACCTTAAGGTTGAGTTCGGTTGCAAAAAAAATCAATAACCTGGAAGGCAGCCTGGCAGTTTTGGCCGATGATTACTTTCTCGATATCAGAAAATTTAGAGGCACGATTCGGGGCGAGCCTTTTTCTATTTCAAATACAAATGACCTTTCTCGATTAGGTGAGGAACTCGAGTCTTTAAGAATTGCGGGCAACGACTTAAACCTCGGCGCTCTTATTTTCCAAACGTCGCCGAAGGGTCTGCCGCTAAATATTCCCGGCTTGATGGAAAAAGGTGAGGTGGGTTGGTATTCACTTTTTGGTAAGGAGCCTGCCCCTGTTTTTTTTGCCGCGGGACCCTGGTTGCGGCCAAAAGTTCAAGGAACAGTAAAAGTCCGCAATGCAAATGTGACGTTCCCTTTTGATGAGAGCGGCGGCGAGGGGCACCCGGTCGTGCTGAATATTATAGATAACATAGATTGGGATGTAGAGGCAGTTTCTGATACGGACACCCGGTACGTGGTGCAATTCCCGACAGGTGTTTATGTAAACATGGAAATTGATAAGGAAGATACGCTCAGGTTTACCGGAATTCTCAAAGACTCAACATTTGGAATTAGCGGCAAGGTCGAATCTACCCGCGGTGACTTTGAATATTGGGACTCAAGTTTTCGGGTTGAGAAATTTGGTGCCGAATTCAACCAGGGTTCACTTTATCCAAATGTTTACGGCAAAGCCTGGACGGTGATTCGGGATTCTCTAAATGTGCCATCTGATGTCTATTTAACCCTTGTCACCCGAAACGATTTAAATCAAGACCTGGTAGAAGGCCGCTGGGACCGGATTAATATTAAACTCAGTTCCGAACATCCCGGCTGGGAAGAAACTCAGGGCGACGTCATAGCCAGCTTAGGATACACATCCACGACGATAGATGAAAAGGCCAGAAAAGCAGTCGGCCATAGCACAGACAGTTTTATTTTCAGACCCCTCATGCGGCCGGTCGAGCGGCAGCTCGAGCGCAGTCTGGGCCTCGATGTTGTGCGGTTTAGTTATGCGTTCACCCAGAATTTTCTCGCCTCGAATTTTAGTAATGAGCAGCTGAGATCTTCACTCGCTTTTCTGCGGAGCAGCCGCTTGATCCTTGGGAAATATCTGACGAAAGATATCTACCTGCTTTACAGCGGAGAACTAAAGACAGGAATCGATTATCAATTTCAGGATAAAGGTGTGGGACTACAGCATATTTTCGGACTTGAGTACCGTTTGAATCCAAGATGGTTGCTGCAAATGGAATACGATTATAACACTTTGTTAGAACTTAACAAAGATGATAAGAAACTTTGGTTAAGACATTCCTTCCCTTTTTAG